From the Brevibacillus choshinensis genome, one window contains:
- the secD gene encoding protein translocase subunit SecD has translation MIKWGRFLLFLVVVALLGTLVATTTTQVAGKITLGLDLQGGFEILYEVEPLEAGHQVDIELLKSTAHMIERRINIGGVVEPVIDTELPNRIRVKIASQSADQDKLRELIGKPAVLTFRDEAGKIILRGSDLAPNGAAVGYDDLKRPLVTVKFSDSKKLEDVTRANLHKRMAIYLDENLQTNPTIQSVITGGSAQITGDYTQESAQELADLLNSGAMPAKLIEKQVTSVGASLGALALQKTIYAGYIGAALIFLFMVFVYRMPGMIANITLAGFTYFCLVVLDWMDATLTLPGIAGFILSIGIAVDANIITYERIQEELRSGKTVLSAFRSGERRSLITILDAHITTLIATGVLFFFGTSSIQGFAVVLAMTIVVSIITNVFGSRFLLWLVIRSNMFKKPFWFGVKESEIGEL, from the coding sequence GGCACATTGGTAGCAACGACGACCACGCAGGTGGCAGGTAAGATCACACTTGGTCTGGACCTTCAAGGCGGTTTTGAAATTTTGTACGAGGTAGAGCCACTTGAAGCTGGACACCAGGTTGATATTGAATTGCTCAAGTCAACCGCACACATGATTGAGAGACGGATTAATATTGGCGGCGTGGTAGAGCCTGTTATCGATACAGAATTGCCGAACCGTATCCGTGTGAAAATCGCTTCACAGTCCGCCGACCAGGACAAGCTACGTGAGCTGATCGGGAAGCCTGCAGTTCTGACTTTCCGTGACGAGGCAGGCAAAATTATTCTTCGCGGTAGCGATCTGGCTCCAAATGGCGCAGCAGTCGGTTACGATGACCTGAAACGCCCATTGGTAACCGTGAAATTCTCTGATTCGAAAAAATTGGAAGATGTAACTCGTGCGAATCTACATAAACGCATGGCGATTTATCTGGATGAAAACTTGCAGACCAACCCGACGATTCAGTCGGTTATCACGGGTGGCAGTGCGCAAATCACAGGGGATTACACGCAGGAATCAGCGCAAGAACTGGCTGATTTGCTGAACTCCGGTGCGATGCCTGCCAAACTGATTGAGAAACAGGTAACATCAGTAGGAGCTTCTCTGGGTGCTCTTGCTCTGCAAAAAACCATTTATGCTGGCTACATTGGCGCAGCCTTGATTTTCTTGTTCATGGTGTTCGTCTATCGCATGCCAGGTATGATTGCGAATATTACGCTGGCCGGTTTTACTTATTTCTGTTTGGTCGTACTGGACTGGATGGATGCGACACTCACGCTGCCGGGGATTGCTGGTTTTATTCTCTCCATCGGGATCGCGGTTGACGCCAACATCATTACGTACGAACGTATCCAAGAAGAACTTCGTTCCGGGAAAACGGTCCTTTCTGCGTTCCGCTCCGGTGAACGTCGTTCCTTGATTACCATTTTGGACGCGCATATTACGACTTTGATCGCGACTGGTGTACTGTTCTTCTTTGGTACAAGCTCGATCCAAGGTTTTGCTGTCGTCCTCGCGATGACGATTGTAGTGAGTATCATTACCAACGTGTTCGGGTCCCGATTCCTCCTTTGGTTGGTTATCCGCTCCAACATGTTTAAAAAGCCGTTCTGGTTCGGAGTAAAGGAGAGTGAGATCGGTGAGCTTTAA
- the secF gene encoding protein translocase subunit SecF has protein sequence MSFNQHDTVIRFDIVKNRRKFFIGSSAIIILGLLFILFQGLHLGVDFKAGTRLDVYIGKDFKPAEIEAIIKEKIPNVAFSPVTTYGTYQAFTRFDQTVSSDTMMVVEQALKAKYGDQVNKQVSTVDPSIAREMVKKAAIAVAIASLGIVIYIAIRFQWLFGVATVAGLLHDVFIPIAIFSVLGLEVDITFIAALLTILGYSINDKIVIFDRIRENLRTMKSKSVEDLEHLVNVSLWQTMRRSIYTVATVFFTVLAIAVLGSESIRNFSLALLFGLVSGTYSSIFIAAQIWVNLKERNMLKKKA, from the coding sequence GTGAGCTTTAATCAACACGACACGGTCATCCGATTCGATATCGTTAAAAATCGACGGAAGTTCTTTATCGGATCTTCCGCAATTATCATCCTGGGCTTGCTGTTCATCCTGTTCCAAGGTCTACACTTGGGTGTTGACTTCAAAGCAGGGACGCGTCTCGACGTTTACATTGGGAAAGACTTTAAACCAGCAGAGATTGAGGCGATCATCAAGGAGAAAATCCCGAATGTGGCGTTTTCTCCAGTGACGACGTACGGTACGTATCAAGCTTTCACTCGTTTTGATCAAACAGTATCTTCTGACACGATGATGGTGGTGGAACAGGCCCTAAAGGCCAAGTACGGGGATCAAGTCAACAAGCAAGTATCTACGGTTGATCCGAGCATTGCGCGAGAGATGGTGAAGAAAGCAGCAATTGCAGTAGCGATCGCATCGTTAGGGATTGTCATCTACATTGCCATTCGCTTCCAGTGGCTCTTCGGTGTCGCGACAGTTGCGGGACTTTTGCATGACGTGTTTATACCGATTGCGATCTTCTCCGTATTGGGGCTGGAAGTGGATATTACCTTCATTGCAGCGCTCCTGACCATTCTCGGTTACTCGATTAACGATAAAATCGTTATTTTTGACCGGATTCGGGAAAACCTACGAACAATGAAGTCCAAAAGCGTCGAAGATCTGGAGCATCTCGTCAACGTGTCCTTGTGGCAGACGATGCGCCGTTCCATCTACACAGTAGCGACCGTATTCTTTACCGTCTTGGCGATTGCCGTACTGGGTAGCGAGAGCATCCGCAACTTCTCTTTGGCGTTGTTGTTCGGTCTGGTGAGCGGTACGTATTCTTCGATCTTTATTGCCGCTCAAATCTGGGTAAACTTAAAAGAACGGAATATGCTTAAGAAGAAAGCATAA
- a CDS encoding cation diffusion facilitator family transporter — MEDRLAKAQFGAWVGIVGNLALAGVKLVIGLMAKSQALIADSVHSASDVVGSVAVLIGLRAAERPPDEDHPYGHGKAESISAIIVSVLLAVVGFEIGLSSIKSFFAPLVAPGFLAVWAAIGSMIVKEWMFRYKYNLGKKLNSQSLIANAWEHRSDVYSSFAALVGIGGAIVGEWLGISWMLYLDPAAGIFVSALVLKMSYNIMMESIHSTLDHVLHEDDTVEFRQRIESVSGVMRLDTLRAREHGHYLIIDVKIGVDPHITVEEGHRIGKQVKQELMGNFSQVRDVFVHINPYDAAQGERT, encoded by the coding sequence GTGGAAGATCGGTTGGCGAAAGCGCAGTTTGGAGCGTGGGTAGGAATTGTGGGGAACTTGGCATTGGCTGGGGTCAAGCTCGTCATTGGTTTGATGGCCAAATCACAGGCGCTGATCGCCGATTCTGTTCATTCCGCCTCGGATGTTGTCGGGTCGGTAGCGGTATTGATAGGTTTGCGGGCAGCCGAGCGTCCACCTGATGAGGATCATCCCTATGGTCATGGCAAAGCTGAGTCGATCTCAGCTATCATTGTTTCTGTGCTGCTGGCTGTAGTTGGTTTTGAGATCGGACTATCGTCCATCAAATCGTTTTTCGCTCCATTGGTAGCACCTGGCTTTCTAGCTGTGTGGGCAGCGATCGGTTCTATGATCGTCAAGGAGTGGATGTTTCGCTACAAATACAACCTCGGCAAGAAACTGAACAGCCAGTCCCTGATTGCCAATGCATGGGAGCATCGATCAGACGTGTACTCTTCCTTCGCCGCGCTCGTCGGAATTGGAGGAGCCATTGTCGGGGAGTGGCTCGGCATTTCGTGGATGCTCTATCTGGACCCGGCAGCAGGGATCTTTGTGTCGGCGCTTGTTTTGAAAATGTCCTACAATATCATGATGGAGTCAATACATAGTACGCTTGATCACGTACTCCATGAAGACGATACGGTTGAATTCCGCCAACGGATCGAGAGCGTTTCAGGTGTGATGAGGCTAGATACTCTACGCGCGAGAGAGCATGGGCATTACTTGATCATCGATGTGAAAATTGGGGTGGATCCGCATATCACGGTAGAGGAAGGGCATCGCATTGGGAAACAGGTAAAACAAGAGTTGATGGGAAATTTTTCGCAGGTACGGGATGTTTTTGTTCATATCAACCCCTATGATGCGGCTCAAGGGGAAAGAACGTAG